In Methanobacterium paludis, the following proteins share a genomic window:
- a CDS encoding dihydroorotase, with product MSDLTLINCKIPWIDGNYSVKVEDGKIKSITKLAPKCDKTIDLKGKILLPGVIDTHVHMRDPGLTYKEDWKTGSHAAAAGGFTTVLDMPNTDPKTTTAGRFHEKLKIADSKSVVDFGLHAGVENLDEIPKIAKLYPASFKIFADLVNNSFLMDAFNELSKLSKVEDTTSSSQNEAQNIFKPLISLHCEDKDIIRHCTDKLKSEGVSDSKVYSRARPAIAEEVSVSNAVTLAEHFNIPVHICHISTRNSLEILRRAKLAGCMVTCEATPHHLLLNSSSFEAFGTLAKTNPPLRNGRENLKISDLHNVDIIGTDHAPHELLEKGRDVWNAPPGIPGLETALPLLLTEINRGNINFKNLKLLLCENPAKIFHIPNKGFIKEGMDADFVVVDMKKEGIIKAENFHSKAKYSPFEGIKVRGMPVMTIIRGNVVMDDGEVFENSGKFVYDSTIESSTQG from the coding sequence ATGTCTGATCTAACTCTTATAAACTGCAAAATTCCATGGATAGATGGAAACTATTCTGTTAAAGTTGAAGATGGAAAGATAAAGTCCATAACAAAGCTAGCACCGAAATGTGATAAAACCATTGATTTGAAGGGTAAAATTCTTCTTCCAGGAGTTATAGACACCCATGTACATATGAGAGACCCCGGTTTAACCTACAAGGAAGATTGGAAAACTGGAAGTCATGCTGCCGCTGCTGGAGGTTTTACAACTGTTTTGGACATGCCAAACACAGACCCTAAAACCACCACAGCCGGAAGGTTCCATGAGAAACTGAAAATTGCAGATTCAAAGAGTGTTGTGGATTTTGGGTTGCATGCTGGGGTTGAAAATCTTGATGAAATCCCTAAAATAGCAAAGCTATATCCTGCTTCCTTTAAGATATTTGCAGACCTCGTTAACAACAGTTTTTTAATGGATGCATTTAATGAATTATCCAAACTTTCCAAAGTTGAAGATACCACTTCATCATCACAAAATGAAGCTCAAAATATCTTTAAGCCATTAATATCCCTTCACTGTGAAGATAAAGATATTATCCGGCACTGCACTGATAAACTAAAGTCTGAAGGAGTTTCGGATTCAAAGGTTTATTCCCGGGCCAGACCTGCCATTGCAGAGGAGGTTTCAGTTTCAAACGCAGTTACACTGGCTGAACACTTCAATATTCCGGTTCACATATGTCATATCAGCACCAGGAATTCCCTTGAAATCCTGAGAAGGGCAAAACTTGCAGGATGCATGGTCACATGTGAGGCAACACCTCACCATTTACTTCTTAATTCATCCTCCTTTGAAGCATTCGGCACCCTTGCAAAAACCAACCCCCCACTACGAAATGGAAGGGAAAACCTAAAAATATCTGATCTGCACAATGTAGATATCATAGGGACCGACCACGCCCCACACGAACTTCTGGAAAAGGGAAGGGATGTTTGGAATGCCCCACCAGGAATCCCAGGACTTGAAACCGCACTACCATTGCTCTTAACCGAGATAAATAGGGGTAACATCAATTTTAAAAACCTGAAACTTTTGTTGTGTGAAAATCCCGCCAAAATATTCCACATCCCAAATAAAGGCTTTATAAAGGAAGGTATGGATGCTGATTTTGTGGTTGTTGACATGAAAAAAGAAGGAATTATAAAAGCTGAGAATTTCCATTCAAAGGCCAAATATTCTCCATTTGAAGGCATTAAAGTTAGAGGAATGCCTGTCATGACCATTATCAGGGGAAATGTGGTTATGGACGATGGTGAGGTGTTTGAAAATAGTGGAAAGTTTGTCTACGATTCTACGATTGAATCCTCAACCCAAGGTTAA
- a CDS encoding zinc metalloprotease HtpX, whose translation MFENVKTVLLLTVLTFLFMGIGYFVGSLFGLGSLGALLALVLAAALNFSSYFFSDRIVLRMYRAKMVSEQEAPVLHSIVSDLAMSAGIPKPRVAIVENATPNAFATGRNPNNAVVAATTGILNLLDKDELEGVLAHELAHVRNRDILISSVAATIAGAIVWIANFAQFFAFFGGGGNNDDIGGIVGLILMSILAPIAATIVQLAISRSREFKADEGGARISGKPWALARALRKLEMGVNARPMDANPSTAHMFIVNPFGGRGKSIAKLFSTHPPMNERIKRLEEM comes from the coding sequence ATGTTTGAAAATGTTAAAACTGTACTTTTACTCACCGTGCTCACATTTTTATTTATGGGCATAGGTTACTTCGTAGGATCCTTATTTGGACTGGGAAGCTTAGGGGCATTATTAGCTCTGGTGTTAGCTGCAGCATTGAATTTCTCATCCTACTTCTTCTCAGACAGAATTGTGCTCAGGATGTACAGGGCAAAGATGGTCTCAGAGCAGGAAGCTCCAGTTCTTCACTCAATAGTCTCAGACCTTGCAATGAGTGCAGGTATTCCGAAGCCAAGGGTTGCAATAGTTGAAAATGCAACTCCAAACGCATTTGCGACGGGTAGAAACCCAAATAATGCAGTTGTAGCGGCCACAACAGGAATATTAAATCTTTTAGATAAAGATGAACTTGAAGGTGTTCTAGCTCACGAGCTTGCCCATGTTAGAAATAGAGATATTCTCATAAGTTCAGTTGCAGCAACGATAGCGGGGGCAATTGTATGGATCGCCAATTTTGCACAGTTTTTCGCATTCTTCGGTGGTGGGGGAAACAACGATGATATTGGAGGAATTGTTGGGCTGATACTCATGAGCATACTTGCACCAATTGCTGCCACAATTGTACAGCTTGCAATAAGCAGATCAAGAGAATTCAAAGCAGATGAAGGTGGAGCAAGAATCTCAGGTAAACCATGGGCACTTGCAAGAGCACTTCGGAAACTTGAAATGGGCGTCAATGCCAGACCGATGGATGCAAATCCTTCAACAGCCCACATGTTCATAGTGAACCCATTCGGAGGAAGAGGCAAAAGCATTGCAAAACTCTTTTCAACCCATCCACCAATGAACGAAAGGATAAAAAGATTAGAAGAGATGTAA
- a CDS encoding CooT family nickel-binding protein, translated as MCESTVYSTDGTKIMEDVLHIKIEGGTIHLSDILNQEKDLKGKIVEIDLDKHGIFVELN; from the coding sequence ATGTGTGAATCAACAGTTTACAGTACAGACGGCACCAAGATCATGGAGGACGTCCTACATATAAAGATTGAAGGTGGAACTATACATCTTTCGGATATTTTAAACCAGGAAAAAGATTTAAAAGGTAAAATAGTTGAGATAGACCTGGATAAACATGGAATCTTTGTAGAGCTGAATTAG
- the sufC gene encoding Fe-S cluster assembly ATPase SufC yields MLLEITDLAVEVNKKEILSDIDLYIDKGETHVLLGPNGSGKSTLFMSILGFPKYNITRGEILFKGEDITKLSTTQRVEMGVGVSFQNPPAIRGVRLKDLLKIEDHKGLESQDEELSPELMDLTRKLKFDESFLERDVNLGFSGGEVKRSEILQLLAQKPDFIMFDEPDSGVDIENVELLAEEINTLLDKDKKPGLRERSGLLITHLGYILNFVGANTAHVLMDGKIACSGDPTEILEDIRKEGFRGCVECCEIH; encoded by the coding sequence CTGCTACTTGAAATAACAGATTTAGCAGTAGAAGTTAATAAAAAGGAAATTTTAAGCGATATAGATCTATATATTGACAAAGGAGAAACCCATGTGCTTCTTGGACCCAATGGAAGTGGAAAAAGTACGCTTTTCATGAGCATACTGGGATTTCCCAAGTACAACATTACAAGGGGAGAAATATTGTTCAAAGGAGAAGATATAACCAAACTTTCAACCACACAGCGTGTTGAAATGGGTGTAGGGGTAAGTTTCCAGAATCCCCCAGCTATCAGGGGTGTTAGACTGAAAGACCTTCTGAAAATCGAAGACCATAAAGGTTTAGAATCCCAAGACGAAGAACTAAGCCCAGAACTCATGGATCTCACGAGAAAACTGAAATTTGACGAGAGTTTTTTAGAAAGAGACGTAAATCTGGGATTCTCCGGTGGAGAAGTGAAACGTTCGGAGATTCTGCAGCTTTTAGCACAAAAGCCCGACTTCATAATGTTTGACGAACCAGATTCAGGTGTGGACATTGAAAACGTGGAGCTTTTAGCAGAGGAAATTAATACTTTGCTTGATAAAGACAAAAAACCGGGTCTACGTGAAAGATCAGGACTTTTGATAACCCATCTAGGTTACATCCTGAACTTTGTGGGTGCAAACACTGCCCACGTTCTTATGGACGGCAAAATTGCATGTTCCGGAGACCCAACTGAAATTCTCGAAGATATAAGGAAAGAAGGATTTAGAGGGTGTGTTGAATGTTGCGAGATACATTAA
- the mvhA gene encoding F420-non-reducing hydrogenase subunit MvhA, with amino-acid sequence MVKLTMEPVTRIEGHAKITVHLDDAGNVEETRLHVMEFRGFEKFLQGRPVEEAPRIVPRICGICDVQHHLAAAKAADQCYGFKDDEILPDAYKMRELMNWGSFMHSHALHFYFLAAPDFIAGKDRKTRNVFQIIKDAPELALGAIELRRNALDIVKAVGGRPIHPTSSTPGGISTELDEETQADLLKKAQRNVELAEATLATAKPIFEENIDLVNSLGLVDTYHCGLVNKGVWDVYNGDVRMKDKEGNLYAEFGSEKYLDYMAEHVKPYSWLKFPYIKDLGYPDGIYRVAPLSRLNVVDKMPTPKAQDYFKEFKDMFGYAQQPLLFHWARLIELVAAAECAADRLEEDLSGPKFPDSIERQAGEGVGIVEAARGTLTHHYQTDENGLITKANIVVATIQNNPAMEMGIQKVAKDYIKPGVEVDDKIFNLMEMVIRAYDPCLSCATHTIDTQMKLATLEVYDSEGHLINKI; translated from the coding sequence ATGGTTAAACTAACAATGGAACCTGTGACCAGAATTGAAGGTCACGCAAAAATCACCGTACATCTGGACGATGCTGGAAATGTTGAAGAAACCAGACTTCACGTTATGGAATTCCGTGGATTTGAGAAATTCCTACAGGGAAGACCAGTAGAAGAAGCACCAAGGATAGTACCAAGGATATGTGGTATCTGTGACGTGCAGCACCACCTCGCCGCTGCAAAAGCAGCAGATCAGTGTTACGGATTCAAAGATGATGAAATTTTACCTGATGCTTACAAGATGAGGGAGTTAATGAACTGGGGTTCTTTCATGCACTCACATGCACTCCATTTCTACTTCCTGGCAGCACCTGACTTTATAGCAGGTAAAGACCGAAAAACAAGGAACGTCTTCCAGATCATAAAAGACGCACCTGAACTTGCTCTTGGCGCTATAGAACTCAGAAGAAATGCTTTGGACATAGTCAAGGCAGTTGGTGGAAGACCTATTCACCCAACTTCATCCACACCTGGTGGAATATCCACAGAACTTGATGAAGAAACCCAGGCTGACCTCCTCAAAAAAGCACAGAGGAACGTTGAATTAGCAGAAGCAACACTTGCAACTGCAAAACCAATATTTGAGGAAAACATAGACCTTGTAAACTCCTTAGGACTAGTTGACACATACCACTGCGGTTTAGTTAACAAAGGAGTATGGGATGTTTACAACGGTGACGTGAGAATGAAAGACAAAGAGGGTAACCTCTACGCTGAATTCGGTAGCGAAAAATACCTCGATTACATGGCAGAGCACGTTAAACCATACTCATGGTTAAAATTCCCATATATCAAAGACTTAGGATACCCTGACGGAATATACAGAGTAGCTCCACTATCAAGGCTAAACGTCGTAGACAAAATGCCAACACCAAAAGCCCAGGACTACTTCAAAGAATTCAAAGACATGTTCGGCTACGCACAGCAGCCATTACTCTTCCATTGGGCAAGGCTCATAGAGCTTGTAGCAGCTGCAGAATGTGCTGCTGACAGATTAGAAGAGGACCTTTCAGGACCTAAATTCCCAGATTCTATTGAGAGACAGGCCGGTGAAGGTGTAGGAATAGTAGAAGCAGCAAGGGGAACATTAACCCACCATTACCAGACCGATGAGAATGGATTAATAACCAAAGCAAACATAGTTGTTGCAACAATCCAGAACAACCCTGCTATGGAAATGGGTATCCAAAAAGTTGCAAAAGACTACATAAAACCAGGTGTAGAAGTAGACGACAAGATCTTCAACTTAATGGAGATGGTTATAAGAGCATACGACCCATGTCTATCCTGCGCAACACACACAATCGACACACAGATGAAACTCGCAACTCTAGAAGTATACGACAGTGAGGGACACCTCATAAACAAAATTTAA
- a CDS encoding 4Fe-4S binding protein, which produces MIVVNKEDCIRCGACEGTCPTAAIAVSPEDVVYCDVCGGEPKCVDICPTGALKTDELVIDESGETQTRVVFNPNLCNECGDCIEICPPQILKLTGEDKIPLEGYCVMCKKCVDICPVEVIGIPGVKEPKKLEKEITGPIFISDCVGCGMCVDECPVDAITLPELGGSIEIDEDKCIYCGICSQTCPWNAVYISGKKPEKRTKEMLNFEVNDDTCIGCNVCVEACPGNFIEAKPSVLSVELPEVCTACGLCEQLCPVDAINLDVELGPAKPATSEGLVLDTEKCDFLGSCALTCPNDAIRVTTNTGMEVPSEEKTGAEPSFSMCTRCGACTTVCPSGALSIAEMDKLVDGETVKRKRIEYSPDKCTQCGDCVEVCPYNMLKLTDEKVPLKGFCILCDQCIPACTKDALSIK; this is translated from the coding sequence ATGATAGTAGTCAATAAGGAAGACTGCATCAGATGCGGCGCATGCGAGGGCACCTGTCCAACAGCAGCAATAGCAGTGTCACCAGAAGATGTGGTATACTGTGATGTCTGTGGCGGTGAGCCGAAGTGTGTGGATATATGCCCAACCGGTGCATTGAAAACTGACGAACTTGTAATTGATGAGAGCGGTGAAACCCAAACCCGTGTAGTATTCAACCCAAATTTGTGCAATGAGTGTGGTGACTGTATAGAAATTTGTCCACCGCAAATATTGAAACTAACTGGGGAGGATAAGATTCCACTTGAAGGATACTGTGTCATGTGTAAAAAATGTGTTGACATATGCCCAGTTGAGGTCATAGGAATCCCTGGTGTTAAAGAACCTAAAAAATTGGAAAAGGAAATCACAGGACCTATCTTCATATCAGACTGCGTTGGATGCGGAATGTGTGTAGATGAATGTCCTGTTGATGCAATAACTCTTCCAGAACTCGGAGGTTCAATTGAAATCGACGAAGACAAATGTATATATTGTGGAATCTGTTCACAAACCTGCCCATGGAATGCAGTTTACATATCAGGTAAAAAACCAGAAAAACGTACCAAGGAAATGCTCAACTTTGAAGTGAACGACGACACATGTATAGGTTGTAACGTATGTGTGGAAGCATGTCCTGGAAACTTCATAGAAGCAAAACCATCCGTACTTTCAGTAGAACTTCCAGAAGTCTGCACAGCATGTGGACTCTGCGAACAACTCTGTCCAGTGGATGCAATTAACCTTGACGTTGAACTTGGACCTGCAAAACCTGCAACATCAGAAGGACTTGTCCTGGATACGGAGAAATGTGACTTCTTAGGATCTTGTGCATTAACATGTCCTAACGATGCAATCAGGGTAACTACAAACACAGGAATGGAAGTCCCATCTGAAGAAAAAACAGGTGCAGAACCATCATTTTCCATGTGTACAAGATGCGGTGCATGTACAACGGTCTGTCCAAGCGGAGCTTTATCTATTGCTGAGATGGATAAATTAGTTGATGGTGAAACTGTCAAACGTAAAAGGATAGAGTACAGCCCTGATAAATGTACACAGTGCGGAGACTGTGTGGAAGTATGTCCATACAATATGCTGAAACTCACAGATGAAAAAGTACCCCTCAAAGGGTTCTGTATACTCTGTGACCAGTGCATACCTGCATGTACAAAAGATGCGCTTTCAATCAAGTAA
- a CDS encoding PRC-barrel domain-containing protein: MVVEERKLIKGEEKVWSEIRGYQVATNNARILGELEELMINGKTGKITDVVIKVEKGRNVHVKGAKKKGDMILVPFGKVEKVGEFIIISE; this comes from the coding sequence ATGGTTGTTGAAGAGAGGAAACTCATTAAAGGGGAAGAAAAGGTTTGGAGTGAGATCAGGGGATATCAAGTTGCAACAAACAATGCACGTATACTTGGAGAACTTGAAGAGCTCATGATAAACGGTAAAACTGGTAAAATAACTGATGTTGTTATAAAGGTAGAAAAAGGCCGCAATGTGCATGTTAAAGGTGCAAAGAAAAAAGGAGACATGATCCTAGTACCTTTTGGCAAAGTTGAGAAGGTTGGGGAGTTCATAATAATTTCAGAATAA
- the fae gene encoding formaldehyde-activating enzyme, with amino-acid sequence MYLNGEALVGDGNEVAHIDLLIGDKEGAVGQAFANALANQVEKHTPLFALVAPNMVCKPITMILPKVSIRNLEDATRIFGPAQKAVAMAVADSVENGTIPREIVEDICILCGVFIHPAARDPYKIYQYNYEATEMAIKRAFNNEPSVDEVIAKKDSAGHPFYR; translated from the coding sequence ATGTATTTGAATGGTGAAGCATTAGTTGGAGACGGAAATGAAGTTGCACATATAGATCTTTTAATAGGGGATAAAGAGGGAGCTGTTGGTCAGGCCTTTGCAAACGCACTTGCAAATCAGGTTGAAAAACACACCCCACTTTTCGCTTTAGTTGCACCAAACATGGTCTGCAAACCCATAACCATGATACTGCCAAAAGTCAGCATCAGAAATCTAGAAGATGCAACCCGAATATTTGGACCGGCACAAAAAGCTGTTGCAATGGCTGTTGCAGACTCTGTTGAAAACGGAACAATTCCAAGGGAAATAGTTGAAGATATCTGTATTCTGTGCGGTGTTTTCATCCACCCAGCAGCCAGGGATCCATACAAGATTTACCAGTACAACTACGAAGCAACTGAAATGGCAATAAAAAGGGCTTTCAACAATGAACCATCAGTGGATGAGGTAATAGCCAAAAAAGATTCTGCAGGACATCCATTCTACAGATAA
- a CDS encoding NTP transferase domain-containing protein: MVTALVMAGGKGTRMELKGEKPLINVGGMPMIQRVIDALRCAVMVDDIVVATSPHTPQTVEFVENLGIRTIKTPGKGYVDDLGFAISNLDFKDENQVVLTVTSDLPLIQSETVNYILSEYEKCGKPAMCVAVPAAIFAEYGLKPSILFGDLVPSGLNILRSTDKQQNEEVLIIRKIELALNINSCNDIIVLEELLRKTRK, from the coding sequence ATGGTAACAGCTTTAGTAATGGCTGGTGGAAAGGGCACTAGGATGGAATTAAAAGGGGAAAAACCCTTGATAAATGTTGGGGGAATGCCCATGATCCAGCGCGTGATAGATGCGTTGAGATGTGCGGTCATGGTGGATGATATCGTTGTTGCAACAAGCCCCCACACTCCTCAAACAGTTGAATTTGTGGAGAATCTTGGAATTAGGACAATTAAAACACCAGGAAAAGGATACGTGGATGATCTGGGCTTTGCTATTTCAAATCTTGATTTCAAAGACGAAAATCAGGTAGTACTTACAGTAACTTCGGATTTACCACTTATTCAAAGTGAAACAGTGAACTATATTCTCTCCGAATATGAAAAATGTGGTAAGCCTGCAATGTGTGTTGCTGTTCCAGCTGCAATTTTTGCAGAATATGGTTTGAAACCCAGCATTTTATTCGGAGATCTGGTTCCATCTGGATTAAATATATTAAGAAGTACAGACAAGCAACAAAATGAGGAAGTTTTGATAATAAGAAAGATTGAGTTGGCCTTAAATATTAATAGCTGTAATGACATAATAGTTTTAGAGGAACTTTTGAGGAAAACTCGTAAGTGA
- a CDS encoding hydrogenase iron-sulfur subunit: MAEDDVKIVMFCCNWCSYGGADTAGTARMQYPPNVRVIRVMCSGRIEPQFIFKAFHEGADGVIVAGCHHGDCHYDAGNYKLDRRMRLIYKLADEMGIGRERIHHDWISASEGEKFANTIKMMVSRIQGLGKSPLKKQLTAEA, translated from the coding sequence ATGGCTGAGGATGATGTGAAGATCGTTATGTTTTGTTGTAACTGGTGCTCCTATGGTGGAGCTGACACCGCTGGTACCGCAAGGATGCAATATCCTCCGAACGTTCGAGTAATTAGGGTAATGTGCTCGGGACGTATCGAACCGCAGTTTATTTTTAAGGCATTCCACGAGGGAGCTGACGGGGTTATTGTAGCAGGATGTCACCACGGTGATTGCCACTACGACGCAGGAAACTACAAATTAGATAGAAGAATGAGATTAATCTACAAACTTGCAGATGAAATGGGAATTGGAAGGGAGAGAATCCACCATGACTGGATATCTGCATCAGAAGGAGAAAAATTCGCAAATACCATTAAAATGATGGTAAGCCGTATACAGGGGCTTGGAAAATCCCCACTCAAAAAACAGTTAACGGCTGAAGCATAA
- a CDS encoding SufB/SufD family protein, with product MLRDTLKRAEKAKKKPAALGEDVDIEEFEQEEEGEHEKIESLQELPNKYQETLLKVGVDPTEQGRAGSFMQIDQSGVCSNCSSESIELMNIKDAAEKYSWLSDYMWKAVAVDADKYTAETELRSSNGYFIRALPGSREVFPIQACMFIGDKDVAQTAHNIIIAEENAELHIITGCSTGSDVSSAMHVGVSEFYLKKGAKITFTMVHNWAEQVEVRPRTGIIMGDDSTYISNYILTSPVRTIQTYPTAYCQGENSRAVFQSILGGQKNSILDQGSRAYLTGRNSSSEMVTRAVSKDKSQIYTRGHLAGKSQEVKGHLECMGLVLSDDSMIYSVPELEGSATNLELSHEAAVGKIAEEEVLYLMSRGLTEDEAASMIVRGFLSMDITGLPPELAAETKRMLDMSVKGM from the coding sequence ATGTTGCGAGATACATTAAAACGTGCAGAAAAAGCCAAAAAGAAACCTGCAGCTCTCGGTGAAGACGTAGACATTGAAGAATTTGAACAGGAAGAAGAGGGAGAACACGAAAAAATAGAATCCCTCCAGGAGCTTCCAAACAAATACCAAGAAACCCTGCTTAAGGTGGGAGTAGACCCAACAGAACAGGGAAGAGCCGGCTCTTTCATGCAGATAGACCAATCTGGAGTCTGTTCAAACTGCAGCTCAGAATCAATAGAACTCATGAACATAAAGGACGCAGCTGAAAAATACAGCTGGCTTTCAGACTATATGTGGAAGGCAGTTGCGGTAGATGCAGATAAATACACAGCAGAAACAGAATTAAGAAGTTCCAACGGCTACTTCATAAGGGCGCTGCCCGGCTCCAGGGAAGTTTTCCCAATACAGGCGTGCATGTTTATTGGAGACAAGGACGTTGCACAAACTGCACACAACATAATCATAGCAGAGGAAAATGCAGAACTCCATATTATAACAGGATGTTCCACAGGATCTGATGTCAGCTCTGCAATGCACGTTGGTGTTTCAGAGTTCTACCTTAAAAAGGGTGCAAAGATCACCTTCACAATGGTGCACAACTGGGCTGAGCAGGTGGAAGTTAGACCCCGAACTGGAATTATAATGGGTGATGATTCAACCTACATCAGCAACTACATATTAACGAGTCCAGTTCGGACCATACAGACATATCCAACAGCTTACTGTCAAGGTGAAAATTCAAGGGCTGTTTTCCAGTCCATACTCGGTGGTCAGAAGAACTCCATACTTGACCAGGGTTCAAGGGCGTATCTAACTGGTAGAAATTCAAGTTCAGAAATGGTAACACGTGCAGTTTCCAAGGACAAATCCCAAATTTACACCAGAGGACACCTTGCAGGCAAATCACAGGAAGTTAAAGGACACCTCGAGTGCATGGGCCTGGTACTGTCGGACGATTCAATGATATACTCAGTTCCCGAACTTGAAGGAAGTGCTACTAACTTAGAACTGTCCCATGAAGCTGCCGTGGGTAAAATAGCTGAAGAAGAAGTTTTATACCTTATGTCACGTGGTTTAACTGAAGATGAAGCGGCATCCATGATCGTAAGGGGATTTCTGAGCATGGATATTACAGGACTGCCACCTGAACTTGCAGCTGAAACTAAGAGAATGCTTGATATGAGTGTTAAGGGAATGTAA
- a CDS encoding NADH-quinone oxidoreductase subunit B family protein, whose product MAEKAKIATMWLGGCSGCHLSIADLHESLLDVLELAEFEFMPVLMDVKYDEVPDDLDVLIVEGGIRNNENRELAEMLRKKAKFVISYGTCAVYGGIPGLGNLSTTDELIEEAYINSPSTYNEEGVIPSEDIPHLESRVRPLAEAIDVDLSLPGCPPRSDKVAEIVLALLKGEEISIPTTNLCEVCPREKPPEGMAMDKIVRQFELGRPEEELCLVPQGLVCMGPATISLCGAECPSIGIPCRGCYGPTGKVMDQGAKMISAIASDFGVESDKTVDPEEVANELDDIVGTFYTFTLPAALIPMKMQKEEE is encoded by the coding sequence ATGGCAGAAAAAGCTAAAATAGCAACAATGTGGCTGGGAGGATGTTCCGGCTGTCACTTATCAATCGCTGACTTACATGAGTCACTTCTGGACGTTTTAGAATTGGCAGAGTTTGAGTTCATGCCAGTACTCATGGACGTAAAATACGATGAAGTACCAGACGACCTGGATGTTCTCATAGTAGAAGGTGGAATTCGTAACAACGAAAACCGTGAACTTGCTGAAATGTTAAGGAAAAAAGCAAAATTTGTTATATCATACGGTACATGTGCTGTTTACGGAGGAATTCCAGGACTTGGAAACCTTTCTACAACAGATGAGCTTATAGAAGAAGCATATATCAATTCACCAAGTACATACAACGAAGAAGGAGTAATCCCTTCAGAAGATATACCACACCTTGAAAGCAGGGTAAGGCCACTTGCAGAAGCAATAGACGTGGATCTATCATTACCAGGATGCCCACCAAGGTCAGATAAAGTTGCAGAGATAGTTCTAGCTCTTTTAAAAGGAGAAGAAATATCAATACCAACAACAAACCTTTGTGAAGTATGCCCAAGAGAAAAACCACCAGAAGGAATGGCTATGGACAAAATTGTTAGGCAGTTCGAACTGGGAAGGCCAGAAGAAGAACTTTGTCTTGTACCACAGGGACTCGTATGTATGGGACCTGCAACCATCTCACTATGCGGAGCAGAATGTCCTTCAATAGGTATTCCATGCAGAGGATGCTACGGTCCAACTGGTAAAGTCATGGATCAGGGAGCTAAAATGATAAGTGCTATAGCATCTGATTTTGGTGTTGAATCTGACAAAACAGTAGACCCAGAAGAAGTTGCAAATGAGTTAGATGATATTGTAGGTACATTCTACACATTCACACTCCCCGCTGCATTAATCCCAATGAAAATGCAAAAGGAGGAAGAATAA